A part of Zonotrichia leucophrys gambelii isolate GWCS_2022_RI chromosome 7, RI_Zleu_2.0, whole genome shotgun sequence genomic DNA contains:
- the C7H2orf66 gene encoding uncharacterized protein C2orf66 homolog, with product MWKGLLLGLCVVLAVRGLAKGAPFQPEDKWKPLDNPRNRDLFFRTLQAYFSGRGLDLRKFPATFTVNNEGPRLYSDPIASAFADYEEKKKSFQNYFKG from the exons ATGTGGAAAGGGCTGCTCCTGGGTCTGTGTGTAGTATTGGCTGTGAGAGGACTGGCAAAGGGGGCTCCTTTCCAACCAGAAGATAAATGGAAGCCTCTTGATAACCCCAGAAACAGAGACCTG TTTTTCAGAACACTCCAGGCTTACTTCTCGGGCAGGGGTCTGGATCTCAGGAAGTTCCCAGCCACTTTCACTGTGAACAATGAAGGACCAAGGCTCTACTCAGATCCTATTGCTTCTGCATTTGCAGattatgaagaaaagaaaaaatcctttcagaaCTATTTCAAAGGCTGA